A segment of the Syntrophorhabdaceae bacterium genome:
AGTTTGTAACCCACGTTGAATTGGCCAAGGAGGAAAAGTTTCATAATGAGTTTGTAAAAGCCCTTTCTATACCTTGATTCAAAGAACTCAACAATGGGGGCTATAGAGGACATGTAAGACCAAGCCACATTTTAATTCCATAGCTAAGTGGAAATCATTCGTCGCGCTTTTACAAATAGGGATAAAACGGGAAAGAAACGGAACAGGAGAGAATGCTATGCGGCAAAAACCTCATACCGTACAAAGATTGGCATCTCATCGTCTGACTTTTAGGTTCGTGTAACACTAAAAGAATGAAAAAAAGGAGGAGCTACGAATGTTTAACAAGGAAAAGTGTGATTTATGCGGAAGCTGTTTGGTATCGTGCGCATACGTTGATTATTCCAGAGAAAAGGCTTTTAAGGAGATGAGAGCGCTCATTGATAACAGTGAGGCGGAGATACTTCGGGACTGTATAACCTGTTTTGCATGTAATGAATACTGCGAAAAGGGTGCCAACCCTTTTGAACTAATAAGTGACCTTCAGGAGAAAAGGGGCACTATTTCTGTAACCCCACAGACATTAGGTATGTTCGAACAAATCATCGAAACACCAAGCATTATTATACGTGGAAGAACGACAAAACCAGTCCTTTCTCTGTGTGCGATTGAACCATTCATCGGACCTGACCTTTTGCAAAGCGAGCTATTCAAGGATATGACCCAGGTGAAAGGAGGGGACTATTTCTGTTACTATGCCATGCTTCATACGGGGAAAGCCAGTATACTGAACGGAAAAGGGAAGAAGTTTATACAGAATTTGATAAATCTAAATAGCGATGAAATCGTATTTTTCCACGATGAATGCCATACTATGGTTACGAAGATGATGAAGGAAATAAAAATCCCATTCAAGGCTACACATATCCTTGGCTACATTAATAGCTATTTAAAGGAAAATTGGCAACACGTAAAACCGATAAACAAAAAAATTGCCTATCAACGACCTTGTTCATCTCGGACGATACCCGAAATAGAAGTGCTGCTGCAGGAATTTTTTGAGTTAATAGGTGTTGAAAGAGTAAAGCGGAAATATGATGGAAAGGACGCTTTGTGTTGCGGGGCAGCGATTATGGGTCTTGGACAGTATGGCCGGGGGGAAGAAGTTGTTGAGAAGAATATGAAGGACATTTTATCTTGTAAACCAGATGCTCTCGTATATCTGTGCCCTTTGTGCGGGCACTCCTTTGCTGAGCCTTGCAAGATGTACCAGTTACCCGCAATCTTTGTTGCCGATCTTGCAAGGATGGCCTTGAGGGAAATTCCTTTTCCCGAACAGAGCTGAGGTATTCCCTGACAATAAGGTAACAAAGGAGAGAAGACCCCTAACACCCCCCCCCCGTAAAAAAGGAGGCAAGAGGTTGGCTGCACAATAAGTGAAAATAGGGGGCTTGAAAAAAAGGGTCTATCAGTCAAAATAAGTTGTAGTAATAGCCGTAAAAGCATTTCTAAAATCATACGATCAAAACGAACCATACAAAAACTATACAATTTTGAGGGTATCGAGGATGGGTGTGATGTGTAGCCTACTGAAAAAACTGGTGGAGCTGAAGGGGATCGAACCCTCGACCTCTTGACTGCCAGTCAAGCACTCTCCCAACTGAGCTACAGCCCCACGGTCTATTTTTATAACAGCATACATGGCGTATGTCAACGAACAAATATGGGTTATGCGCCAATGAAGCTTTCATGCATGGTGAACCATGTGCCCCGCAAAAAGCGGAAACCTCCTGATCCATAAAATAATTGCCATATCTTTTGTTTGTGGTATTCTAATCCTGAGCCTTGTATGAAAGGGAGGACGAATGGATACAGGAATATGGATGGTTGCCGGTATCATAATTGGCGCGGTCATCGCCTGGGTCATTGTTTCACAGCGTTACAATAAAAAACATGCTGAGTTGGAAGGCCGTGCAAGCTCAGCCGAGGCCGTTGCCGAGGAACGAGGGAAGCAGGGTCAGCAGAAGGATGAAGAAATCACAGGGCTGCGCAATGAGCTCAACCTCGCAAGACAGGCAAAGACAGAGGCCTCGGCAAAGCTCGAAGCGTCTCAGAAAAATCTCGATGAGCAAAAACAGCTTATTGAGACAATGAAGAAGGATATGACCGACACCTTTAATGCGCTATCCGCTGCAGCGCTGAAAAGCAGCAGTGAGGATTTCCTGAGGCTTGCCGCAGAGCACATGGGTAAGGTTATCGAAACTACCAAAGGGAAGCTCGGGGAACATCAGGCAGCAATGGACGGAATGATAAAACCGCTCCAGGAAACACTGAAGAGGTATGAAGATCAGATCAACGTAATGGAGGGGGAGAGAAAAAAGGCGTATGGTACCCTTGAGGAGCAATTGAGAACTCTGGCGGCAACGAATGAAAACCTGAAAAAAGAGACGAGCAACCTTGTTACCGCGTTGAGGAAGCCGCAGGTGAGGGGTCGCTGGGGCGAGATGCAGCTAAAACGGGTTGCAGAGCTCTCGGGCATGTCCGGACATTGCGATTTTACCGAACAGCTATCGGTGGACACAGAAAAAGGGAGGATCAGGCCTGATATGGTAGTCCATCTGCCAATGGAGAGGGAGATCGTTGTTGATTCCAAGGTATCCCTCGAGGCATACCTCGATGCAATATCTGTCCAGACAGACGAAGAGAAAAGGGTAAAAATAGAAAGGCACGCCCAGCAGGTAAGGACCCACATGATAAATCTTTCATCGAAGGAGTACTGGAATCAGTTCGATAAATCTCCTGAGTTTGTTGTGCTCTTTATCCCGGGAGAATCATTCCTAAGCGCGGCCCTTGATATTGACGCCAGCCTCATTGAAGATGGTATTCAGAGGAAGGTTATTATCGCGACACCGACAACCTTCATTGCATTGCTCCGTGCAATAGCATATGGCTGGCAGCAGGAAAGCATAACAAAAAATGCTCAGGAGATCAGCAAGCTCGGCAAGGAACTGTATGAACGGATCAGCACCATGATGAAACATTTTGACGATGTTGGGTCTGCCATTAAAAAGACTACCGATGCGTATAACAGGACCATCGGTTCGCTGGAAT
Coding sequences within it:
- a CDS encoding (Fe-S)-binding protein; translated protein: MFNKEKCDLCGSCLVSCAYVDYSREKAFKEMRALIDNSEAEILRDCITCFACNEYCEKGANPFELISDLQEKRGTISVTPQTLGMFEQIIETPSIIIRGRTTKPVLSLCAIEPFIGPDLLQSELFKDMTQVKGGDYFCYYAMLHTGKASILNGKGKKFIQNLINLNSDEIVFFHDECHTMVTKMMKEIKIPFKATHILGYINSYLKENWQHVKPINKKIAYQRPCSSRTIPEIEVLLQEFFELIGVERVKRKYDGKDALCCGAAIMGLGQYGRGEEVVEKNMKDILSCKPDALVYLCPLCGHSFAEPCKMYQLPAIFVADLARMALREIPFPEQS
- the rmuC gene encoding DNA recombination protein RmuC, which produces MDTGIWMVAGIIIGAVIAWVIVSQRYNKKHAELEGRASSAEAVAEERGKQGQQKDEEITGLRNELNLARQAKTEASAKLEASQKNLDEQKQLIETMKKDMTDTFNALSAAALKSSSEDFLRLAAEHMGKVIETTKGKLGEHQAAMDGMIKPLQETLKRYEDQINVMEGERKKAYGTLEEQLRTLAATNENLKKETSNLVTALRKPQVRGRWGEMQLKRVAELSGMSGHCDFTEQLSVDTEKGRIRPDMVVHLPMEREIVVDSKVSLEAYLDAISVQTDEEKRVKIERHAQQVRTHMINLSSKEYWNQFDKSPEFVVLFIPGESFLSAALDIDASLIEDGIQRKVIIATPTTFIALLRAIAYGWQQESITKNAQEISKLGKELYERISTMMKHFDDVGSAIKKTTDAYNRTIGSLESRVLPSARRFKELGITGTGEVPALEQIDHTPRSLEEISSDIKDDKV